The Thermococcus bergensis sequence TGGCAATTGTGGATTTTATGTTCTCTCTTGGAACCGATAGAAATGCCACGTAGCTCATGAGCCCGAGTTTAGCTATGCTTATGGAAGCGGATACAGTGAGGCTTTTAGATGCTTCGTAATATTTGTCAAAGAGCTTTTTGAGCTTTGCATAGCTGATGTTTTCTTTTTTAGCTATGCTGTTAATGCTTTCGAGCGGGTATTTGTCCAGCAGGTTTATTAGAAATTCAATCTCCTCTTTGTTGACTGAAATGCCACTCATCAGTAATTAGTTTCCATAAATTATGTTATATATTTTATGCATTTGGGTTCTTGCAGACGTTTGTTCTGTTCAAGTTTTTACTACTATTAATTATGGTAACAAAATTCTGTATAGAAAAAATTTATATTTTGTATTTAATTGGAATAATAATGCAAAACTATATGGGGGTGGGAGGATGGAGCAGACAAAGCCAGTATATGATATGAGTCTTAAAGTTGGTGGAGGTATAGTTGAACCATATGACAAATGGTGTGCCCAATGTTTAATAAACATCCCACTTCCATTCTGATTTTATCTTTTTTATTGTTTCATGATAGCAATATTAGGAGGTGATACAATGGAATACCCGATACTTAGGCCAGATGTTGATCTTATTGAAACCAATGCTGGAGCTATAATAAATAAAGCAAGGGAAAACAAATTCATGTTTGTCACCTATACTCAATTTGATGTCCTGCGTCTATGCACTGGAGAAAATTCTTTGGAGGATATTGTAAATCTCATATCTCAGAAATACGAAGTCTCAAAGGAACGAGTTAAACATGACGTTCAGAACTTCATAAGTTTTATGCATAAGAAGGGCGTGTTTATAGTAACCTTTATTAGGGTTTTTGCCGAATTCTTTCAGGTGGTTGCCGTGATCCCCAGATGGGATCACAGACTCAAAGACCCTGAAAGCGTGGCATTCACAATTCTTGACGTTTTAGCAGACTTCGAATCAGAAGGAAAGCTGAAGAACCTGCCAAAATCCAAAAAATTTCCAGTAAAAACAATACTGGCAATACTCCTCTTTAAACAATACTACAACCTACCCCTCAGAGACGCCCAGCACTACGGCAGAAAATTCTTCGGAGCAAACATTCACTACTCAACCCTCCACAACTGGGAGAAAAAGCTGAACCTCGAAGAACTGACAAACCACCTCCTGAAAAAACTCCAGAAATTACCCTACGCCAGCACTCAAGCAGACTCAACCATTATCACAAATAAAAAAAGGGCAGGATAGAAGTTCAGGCAATAACGAGAATCCTGCCGGGTTTACTGTATCCGGTTGCTGTGAGGATCACAACTTCTGAGAACGAGCTGATTGAACTCCTGCCGGAGGGTTCTGGGAATTTTTATGCTGATGGGGCTTATGATTCAAAGAAAGTTCTGAACACTGTGGTGGAAAAGGGTTATCGGCCGATTGTTAAGAAAACTAAGAACCCTCCAGGTGGTTTTGGTAGTAAGAGGAGAGATAGAGTGTTTTCTGAAGAAGAGTACAGGCATAGGAATCCTCATGAGGGGTTCTGGGGTGCGTTTACAACGTGGTTTGGCAGTAGGATCCCCTGTTTTCTGAAAAAGACTACTGTAACCCGAATCCTGCTTGGGGTAATGTGTTATGGTCTGAAAATCCTCCTCAGAGTCAAATACTGTTTAAATAACAGGGGGTGAAACTAAACACGCCCTGCATAAGAATGATGTACTTACTGTATCTAAAAGAAAATTAGGGAACATTACAAAATCAAAAAAGTTTATGAAATCCAAGGAAGAAATACTCAGCGAAAGAAAAAATATCTCAAGATTCCCAACTAAGTTCTCACAACTTTCAGCACTTTGGCTAATACTTACAGAGAGATGTTCCTTAGAATGCAGTTATTGTAATATGGCATTGGAAGCAAAGTTTAAACCCGATGATGAAGTAATTATGGCAACCGGTGATGCACTGAGGCTTTTGGACGAAGCAAGAGCCCTTGGAGCAAAAATCCTTGGAATATCAGGAGGGGAGATAACGGCATATTCTGACATATTTAAGGTTATTCGCCACGCTTTTGACATAGGATACCAGCATGTTATCTTTGGAACAAAAGCCGTAGGGATAACAAAGAAATTTGCAGAGCGTCTCTATGGAAGTGGAGCAAGGAGGATTCAGATTAGTATCGATACTCTTGATCCCGAAACGTATCAAAAATTAATACTAAATGGGACATTAGAATCAGCTCTTCGTGGAATCTATAACTTAATTGATGCTGGCTTTAAGATACATGTCAGGAGTACAATAACAAAATATAACATTGATCAAATTCCTGAACTTTGGGAGTTCATGCATGATTTAGGAGCTGAAAGCATTGTTGGATTTGTCGTTTATCCAGAAGGAAGAGCAGATCGCCACTTACCTCCCTCTAAGGAACAGATTAAATGGTTAGAAAACACCATAAGGGAGAAATTCAAAGACAAAAAATTTGTACCTGAGGTTTCTTATTTCAGATGTGGAATTCCAGTAACGTGCAGTGCTGGTATACTTTCTATAGCAGCTTATCCAAATGGAAATGTTACTTTATGTGACTCTGGAAGAACACTAATGACAAAATATCCTAAAAAATACGTTTTTGGTAATTTCAAGTACCAATCTTTAAAAGAAATCTGGGAAAACAGTAAAACACTAAACAAATTTAGAAAAAGTAAATTTTTACCTCCTTGTAATGAATGTTCCTACTTATACAACTGTCTGAGAGGTTGTCCAATGATTTCTGAAATTGTTTTCGACAATCCAGAACTTGCAGATCCGAGGTGTATAATTAGATACCCCTACTCTGAGGATGGTACAAAAAGAACACCAAATGATATTTTCCTTTGGGATACGCCCAGAGGTGGTAGTGATGCCATTGTTAGAAATTAGCAACCTAAGTTTTTCCTATGATGGAAGAGACTATGCGTTGAGTGACATAAACTTAAGCACAGATATCTCCAGTGGCATACTTTCAATTCTGGGACCTAATGGGGCTGGAAAGACCACTTTAGTTAATATACTAACGACTACATTTAAACCCCAAAAAGGCATGGCTAAAATCTTCGGTCTTGATGTAGTTAAAGATAAAAAGAAAATTAGAGAAATGATATCATTATGTGCTCAAGATTTAGAGCTTGATGTTCTGCTTTCTGTCAGGACGAATTTAAAATTCTATGGTATAATACGGGGAATTCCAAAGAACGAACTTGAGAAACGCTTAGATGATATTGTTGAAATGTTTGGTTTAACTGAGCATCAGCATAAAAGAGTACTTGAACTGTCTGGAGGATTAAGACGAAGGACACAATTAGCTAGGGCTTTCTTAGATCCAAGAAGTAAATTAATATTTATAGACGAGCCAACCTTAGGACTAGATCCCATCGGGAAAAAGATTACCTGGGATCTCATTCGTGAAATGAGTAAGGAGGGATACTATTTCGTCCTAACAACTAACGACATGGCGGAAGTTGAGAGTCTATCTGATGAGATAGTTTTCATACATAAAGGAAGGATAATCCTTCATACAACTCTTAGAGAATTCAAACATGTTTATGCCGGTAAAGTCATGGTGACGTTCAAAAAGGAATTATTCCCTCAACTTATGGGAATGCTGTCTAATTATCTCAAACGCAACAACTTAGGGAAAATTATTGGAAAAGATACTGTAGAGCTGGAAGATAAATTGGCATTTTATGAACTTCTCCTGTTCTTGCGAGATATCGGTTTTGATATTACTCAAATTGTTGTTAAGGAGGAGACATTGCTTGATGGATTTATAAAGCTCATTGGGGGGATTGAAAAATGAGGCTCTATGGGTTCGTATACAGGGAGATATCATTAAAGAAAGAGGCAATAGGAGGGTTTATATCACAATTTTTAACCCCAATCCTGTACTTTCTGTTTTTTGCATCCTCATTATCGAGAACCGTGAATTTTGAGTATCATGGAAAGACCATAAGCTATCTCCTTTATGTTCTTCCAGGTATTATTGCAATTCAAATATTTTATTCTTATCCTGTTGTTAGCTCGACAACATTTAATGATGTTAGATTTGGGATAATACGAACATCCCTTCTCGGAGGGGGAAGTTTGAGTGGTTATATTCTTGCGAAGGTATTAGTGGAGAGCACTGTAGTTATCTTGGTGTCCTTATTCCTGGTGTTTGTGGGAGTTCTGTTCCTTAATTTGTATCTATCTTCTGCAACGTTGCTTCAATTTGTACTCTATTTGTTAGTCTCAACGGTGTTTTGGATAAGCATGGGCATAATAATTGGGGTAAAGATGAGAGGGGAATTAACAAGAAACATGCTTTTTGCTCTACTTAATCTGCCAACAATCTTCACTGCTCCTGTATTTTATCTCAAAGGCTCTGCTCCTATGTGGATAGAATTTTTAGGAAAAATTAACCCATTGACATATCACGTCGTTGGCCTTCGAGAGATCCTATTACTCGGTGGGGCTCCTGTTGAGTTCTGGATAATCTCTTTGCTCTTAGGTATGGGGTCTGTTGCAGTATCAATAAAATTAACATCTGAAGTTGCTCCAAAATGAGTTTTTTATTTTTATTTAGCATTCTTCAGGTTGGCACTTTGGTGTCCAAGGGAGACAACCCTTAAATAGCTCCATCCAAGATTTCTATTTTGGTGATGTCAAATGCCAAGAATAGGAATTATTGGTGGATCCGGTGTTTATGGTGTATTTGAGCCAAAAGAGACAGTAAAAGTGCACACACCATATGGAAGGCCCTCGGCTCCAGTGGAAATAGGAGAGATAGAGGGTGTGGAAGTTGCATTTATTCCCAGACATGGAAAGAATCACGAGTTCCCTCCACACGAAGTTCCATACAGGGCAAACATTTGGGCCCTTAAAGAAGTAGGGGTTGAGAGAATCATTGGTATTACTGCGGTTGGTTCTCTTAGAGAAGAATACAAACCGGGAGACATCGTTATAACAGACCAGTTTATAGACTTCACAAAGAAGAGAGACTACACTTTCTACAACGGCCCAAGGGTTGCTCATGTTTCAATGGCAGATCCCTTCTGTCCGGAGATGAGGAAAATCTTCTACGAAACTGCCAGAGAATTAAACATCCCGGTGCACGAAAAAGGGACTTATGTATGTATTGAGGGACCAAGGTTCTCCACAAGGGCAGAATCGATGATGTTCAGAAACTATGCCCACATAATTGGAATGACCCTTGTTCCAGAGGTAAACTTGGCCAGAGAGCTCGGAATGTGCTACGTCAACATTGCGGCAATTACCGACTACGACGTCTGGGCAGAGAAGCCAGTTGACGCTCAAGAAGTGCTCAAGGTCATGCACGAAAACAATGAGAAGATAAGGAAGCTCTTAAAAGTCGGTGTTCCAAGGATCCCCCAAGAAAGGAAGTGCGGCTGTGCTGATGTCCTCAAGACGATGTTCGTTTGAATCCAACATTTTTATAACCCTCTCTTCTACATTTTGTGGGTGGTTCCATGAGCATCCTCATAAAGAATGGCTACGTGATCTATGGTGAGAATCTTGACGTTATCAAGGCCGATGTTTACATTGAAGGGAACAGAATTTCCAAAGTTGGGAAAAACCTCAATATCGGGGCGGATTATGTAATTGACGCTAGGGGAAAAGTCATTTCTCCGGGATTTATAAACGCTCACACACACTCCCCAATGGTTCTCCTGAGGGGTCTTGCTGATGACCTGCCCCTTATGGAATGGCTTCAGAGCTACGTCTGGCCAATGGAAAGAAAGCTCAAGCCGGAACATATTTACTGGGGTGCCCTCCTCGGGATTATTGAGATGATAAAGAGTGGAACAACAGCTTTTGTTGACATGTATTTCCACATGGAAGGGGTTGCAAAGGCCTCTGAGGAGGCTGGAATAAGAGCTTATCTGAGCTACGGCATGGTGGATCTTGGAGATGAAGAAAAGAGGAATGCTGAGATCAAAGAAACTCTCAAACTCTTGGAGTTTATCGAGAAGTTAGATTCTTCAAGGATAGAGTTCTTCTTTGGGCCCCACGCTCCTTACACCTGCTCTCCAGAGCTTTTGAAATGGGTCAGAGAAAAAGCCGATGAAAGTAAAAAGAGAATAACGATACACATAAACGAAACAAAAGATGAGGTAAAACAGATAAAGGAAAAATACGGTAAAACTCCAGTAGAGTTTTTGGACGAGTTGGGTTTCTTGAAAAGCGATGTCACAGCGGCCCATGGAGTATGGTTAACTGACAAGGAGATTGAAATTCTAGCCAAAAGGAAAGTTACGATAGTTCACAATCCTGCAAGCAACATG is a genomic window containing:
- a CDS encoding ABC transporter permease: MRLYGFVYREISLKKEAIGGFISQFLTPILYFLFFASSLSRTVNFEYHGKTISYLLYVLPGIIAIQIFYSYPVVSSTTFNDVRFGIIRTSLLGGGSLSGYILAKVLVESTVVILVSLFLVFVGVLFLNLYLSSATLLQFVLYLLVSTVFWISMGIIIGVKMRGELTRNMLFALLNLPTIFTAPVFYLKGSAPMWIEFLGKINPLTYHVVGLREILLLGGAPVEFWIISLLLGMGSVAVSIKLTSEVAPK
- a CDS encoding radical SAM/SPASM domain-containing protein, producing the protein MKSKEEILSERKNISRFPTKFSQLSALWLILTERCSLECSYCNMALEAKFKPDDEVIMATGDALRLLDEARALGAKILGISGGEITAYSDIFKVIRHAFDIGYQHVIFGTKAVGITKKFAERLYGSGARRIQISIDTLDPETYQKLILNGTLESALRGIYNLIDAGFKIHVRSTITKYNIDQIPELWEFMHDLGAESIVGFVVYPEGRADRHLPPSKEQIKWLENTIREKFKDKKFVPEVSYFRCGIPVTCSAGILSIAAYPNGNVTLCDSGRTLMTKYPKKYVFGNFKYQSLKEIWENSKTLNKFRKSKFLPPCNECSYLYNCLRGCPMISEIVFDNPELADPRCIIRYPYSEDGTKRTPNDIFLWDTPRGGSDAIVRN
- a CDS encoding S-methyl-5'-thioadenosine phosphorylase produces the protein MPRIGIIGGSGVYGVFEPKETVKVHTPYGRPSAPVEIGEIEGVEVAFIPRHGKNHEFPPHEVPYRANIWALKEVGVERIIGITAVGSLREEYKPGDIVITDQFIDFTKKRDYTFYNGPRVAHVSMADPFCPEMRKIFYETARELNIPVHEKGTYVCIEGPRFSTRAESMMFRNYAHIIGMTLVPEVNLARELGMCYVNIAAITDYDVWAEKPVDAQEVLKVMHENNEKIRKLLKVGVPRIPQERKCGCADVLKTMFV
- a CDS encoding ABC transporter ATP-binding protein, whose translation is MPLLEISNLSFSYDGRDYALSDINLSTDISSGILSILGPNGAGKTTLVNILTTTFKPQKGMAKIFGLDVVKDKKKIREMISLCAQDLELDVLLSVRTNLKFYGIIRGIPKNELEKRLDDIVEMFGLTEHQHKRVLELSGGLRRRTQLARAFLDPRSKLIFIDEPTLGLDPIGKKITWDLIREMSKEGYYFVLTTNDMAEVESLSDEIVFIHKGRIILHTTLREFKHVYAGKVMVTFKKELFPQLMGMLSNYLKRNNLGKIIGKDTVELEDKLAFYELLLFLRDIGFDITQIVVKEETLLDGFIKLIGGIEK
- a CDS encoding PqqD family protein, yielding MEYPILRPDVDLIETNAGAIINKARENKFMFVTYTQFDVLRLCTGENSLEDIVNLISQKYEVSKERVKHDVQNFISFMHKKGVFIVTFIRVFAEFFQVVAVIPRWDHRLKDPESVAFTILDVLADFESEGKLKNLPKSKKFPVKTILAILLFKQYYNLPLRDAQHYGRKFFGANIHYSTLHNWEKKLNLEELTNHLLKKLQKLPYASTQADSTIITNKKRAG